Proteins encoded by one window of Anguilla rostrata isolate EN2019 chromosome 9, ASM1855537v3, whole genome shotgun sequence:
- the LOC135262779 gene encoding kinase suppressor of Ras 1-like isoform X4 codes for MAVPVKLSLDALLQMSGSQVRETMKRLGSSSEECSRLTAALSCLKSATESGGELKEEGVPWITEAARRDSGTLAPADQLSCPGGTLRSHSPSPLARPHGAPPAPTSSAHLRSVSTSVVPSSSSSSSDGPGPCVHGDGLSDPFPPSPRPGRVHGHVATPPATPPSKRRHRLKPPCTPPPPSRKVLHLLPNITLTRSKSHESQLGNRIEEPPLNKCAKKNKLFLNVHINGSGNGCEDSSTRSPLLSARTPGTAQTPSTAPYTLPGTPTLLEDHTGLKNNMGVHRGSPQAVRRDIGIAVTHRFSTKSWLSQTCQVCQKNMMFGVKCKHCRLKCHNKCTKEAPSCRISFIPMAKIRRTESVPSDINNPVDRPAEAPQFGTLPKAITKKEHPPVLNQLDSSSNPSSTTSSTPSSPAPFQQSNPPSATPPPNPSPKGPRDSRFHFPAACYFQHRQQFIFPDVPGSASLHSEALQDTAENEQSAHDPKSHLAGEENVEEVDEEEEAEEDEEAAEEEEEEEDGEAEADGKGGSEAEGDADELDDLPSSRGTHWRGPISRKASQTSVYLQEWDIPFEQLDLGELIGKGRWGKVHKGRWHGEVAIRLLEIDGNNQDHLKLFKKEVMNYRQTRHENVVLFMGACMAPPHLAIITSFCKGRTLYSVVRDTKNMLDINKTRQIAQEIVKGMGYLHAKGIVHKDLKSKNVFHDTNKVVITDFGLFGISGVVQEGRRENELKLPHGWICYLAPEIVRKMRPGNDDRLPFSNAADVYAFGTIWYELQARDWPITNQPVEATIWQVGSGEGIKKVLAEISLGKEVTEILSACWAYDLRERPTFTQLADMLEKLPKLNRRLSHPGHFWKSAEYVS; via the exons GCAGTGCCGGTGAAGCTGTCCCTGGATGCTCTGCTGCAGATGTCTGGCTCTCAGGTGCGAGAGACCATGAAAAGGCTGGGCTCCAGCTCGGAGGAGTGCTCCCGGCTCACCGCCGCCCTCTCCTGTCTGAAGAGCGCCACTGAATCAG GAGGGGAGCTGAAGGAGGAAGGGGTGCCCTGGATCACGGAGGCCGCCCGACGAGACAGCGGCACGCTGGCCCCCGCCGACCAGCTGTCCTGCCCCGGGGGGACCCTGCGCtcccacagcccctcccccttggcCCGCCCCCACGgcgcgccccccgcccccacctcctccgCTCACCTGCGCTCCGTGTCCACGTCGGTcgtgccctcctcctcctcctcctcctccgacggCCCCGGGCCCTGCGTCCACGGCGACGGGCTCTCggaccccttccccccctccccgaggcCCGGCCGCGTCCACGGTCAcgtggccacgccccccgccaccccgccctCCAAGAGGCGGCACCGGCTGAAGCCCCCCTGCACGCCGCCCCCGCCTTCCAGGAAAGTGCTGCACCTCCTTCCCAACATCACCCTCACACGCAGCAAGAGCCATGAGTCACAGCTGGGCAATAGAATCGAGGAGCCGCCCCTCAACAA GTGTGCGAAGAAGAACAAGCTCTTCCTCAACGTGCACATCAACGGCAGCGGCAACGGGTGCGAGGACTCGTCGACACGGTCCCCCCTGCTCTCTGCCCGCACCCCCGGGACGGCCCAAACTCCCTCCACTGCCCCCTACACCCTGCCCGGCACCCCCACGCTTCTAGAGGACCACACCGGCCTCAAGA aTAATATGGGAGTGCATCGAGGCTCCCCCCAGGCAGTGAGGAGGGACATCGGCATCGCtgtcacacacag GTTTTCTACCAAATCCTGGCTCTCACAGACATGTCAAGTGTGTCAGAAGAACATGATGTTTGGGGTGAAATGCAAAcactgcag GCTAAAGTGCCATAACAAATGTACAAAAGAAGCCCCTTCCTGCAGAATATCATTTATCCCAA TGGCAAAGATCCGGAGGACGGAGTCCGTGCCGTCGGACATCAATAACCCCGTGGACCGTCCGGCCGAGGCGCCGCAGTTCGGCACGTTACCGAAGGCGATAACCAAAAAG GAACACCCGCCGGTGCTGAACCAGCTGGACTCCAGCAGCAACCcttcctccaccacctcctccaccccctcctcacccgCCCCCTTCCAGCAGAGTAACCCCCCCAGCGCCACACCGccacccaacccctcccccaaaggaCCCCGCGACAGCCGCTTTCACTTCCCAG CTGCCTGCTACTTTCAGCATAGACAGCAGTTTATCTTCCCCG ATGTACCTGGCTCTGCCTCCCTGCACTCAGAAGCTCTCCAGGACACCGC tgaGAACGAGCAGTCGGCGCACGACCCCAAGTCACACCTGGCAGGGGAGGAGAACGTAGAG GAAGTAGACgaagaggaggaagcagaggaggatgaagaagcggcggaagaggaggaagaggaggaggatggggaggCGGAGGCGGACGGGAAAGGGGGGTCGGAGGCGGAGGGCGACGCGGACGAGCTGGACGACCTGCCGAGCTCGCGGGGCACCCACTGGAGGGGCCCCATCTCGCGCAAGGCCAGCCAGACCAGCGTGTACCTGCAGGAGTGGGACATCCCGTTCGAGCAGCTGGACCTGGGCGAGCTGATCGGGAAGGGCCGCTGGGGCAAGGTGCACAAGGGCCGCTGGCACGGCGAGGTGGCCATCCGGCTGCTGGAGATCGACGGCAACAACCAGGACCACCTGAAGCTCTTCAAGAAGGAGGTGATGAACTACCGGCAGACGCGGCACGAGAACGTGGTGCTCTTCATGGGGGCCTGCATGGCGCCGCCGCACCTGGCCATCATCAccag CTTCTGTAAAGGACGGACACTGTACTCAGTTGTGAGAGACACCAAGAACATGCTGGACATCAACAAGACTAGGCAAATCGCTCAGGAAATCGTAAAG GGAATGGGCTATCTACACGCAAAGGGTATCGTGCACAAGGATCTGAAGTCCAAGAACGTGTTTCACGACACAAACAAGGTGGTCATCACGGATTTCGGGCTCTTTGGGATCTCGGGCGTGGTTCAGGAAGGAAG GAGGGAGAACGAGCTGAAGCTCCCTCACGGCTGGATCTGCTACCTGGCGCCCGAGATCGTGCGAAAGATGCGCCCGGGGAACGACGACCGCCTCCCCTTCTCCAACGCCGCCGACGTCTACGCCTTCGG cactaTCTGGTACGAGCTCCAGGCCCGGGATTGGCCAATTACGAACCAGCCCGTGGAGGCCACCATCTGGCAGGTGGGCAGCGGAGAGGGCATAAAGAAGGTGCTGGCAGAGATCAGCCTTGGCAAGGAGGTCACG GAGATCCTCTCTGCCTGCTGGGCGTATGACCTGCGCGAGAGGCCCACCTTCACCCAGCTGGCCGACATGCTGGAGAAACTGCCCAAGCTCAACCGCAGGCTCTCCCACCCCGGCCACTTCTGGAAGTCTGCCGAGTACGTATCCTAG
- the LOC135262779 gene encoding kinase suppressor of Ras 1-like isoform X5, whose product MSGSQVRETMKRLGSSSEECSRLTAALSCLKSATESGGELKEEGVPWITEAARRDSGTLAPADQLSCPGGTLRSHSPSPLARPHGAPPAPTSSAHLRSVSTSVVPSSSSSSSDGPGPCVHGDGLSDPFPPSPRPGRVHGHVATPPATPPSKRRHRLKPPCTPPPPSRKVLHLLPNITLTRSKSHESQLGNRIEEPPLNKCAKKNKLFLNVHINGSGNGCEDSSTRSPLLSARTPGTAQTPSTAPYTLPGTPTLLEDHTGLKNNMGVHRGSPQAVRRDIGIAVTHRFSTKSWLSQTCQVCQKNMMFGVKCKHCRLKCHNKCTKEAPSCRISFIPMAKIRRTESVPSDINNPVDRPAEAPQFGTLPKAITKKEHPPVLNQLDSSSNPSSTTSSTPSSPAPFQQSNPPSATPPPNPSPKGPRDSRFHFPAACYFQHRQQFIFPDVPGSASLHSEALQDTAENEQSAHDPKSHLAGEENVEEVDEEEEAEEDEEAAEEEEEEEDGEAEADGKGGSEAEGDADELDDLPSSRGTHWRGPISRKASQTSVYLQEWDIPFEQLDLGELIGKGRWGKVHKGRWHGEVAIRLLEIDGNNQDHLKLFKKEVMNYRQTRHENVVLFMGACMAPPHLAIITSFCKGRTLYSVVRDTKNMLDINKTRQIAQEIVKGMGYLHAKGIVHKDLKSKNVFHDTNKVVITDFGLFGISGVVQEGRRENELKLPHGWICYLAPEIVRKMRPGNDDRLPFSNAADVYAFGTIWYELQARDWPITNQPVEATIWQVGSGEGIKKVLAEISLGKEVTEILSACWAYDLRERPTFTQLADMLEKLPKLNRRLSHPGHFWKSAEYVS is encoded by the exons ATGTCTGGCTCTCAGGTGCGAGAGACCATGAAAAGGCTGGGCTCCAGCTCGGAGGAGTGCTCCCGGCTCACCGCCGCCCTCTCCTGTCTGAAGAGCGCCACTGAATCAG GAGGGGAGCTGAAGGAGGAAGGGGTGCCCTGGATCACGGAGGCCGCCCGACGAGACAGCGGCACGCTGGCCCCCGCCGACCAGCTGTCCTGCCCCGGGGGGACCCTGCGCtcccacagcccctcccccttggcCCGCCCCCACGgcgcgccccccgcccccacctcctccgCTCACCTGCGCTCCGTGTCCACGTCGGTcgtgccctcctcctcctcctcctcctccgacggCCCCGGGCCCTGCGTCCACGGCGACGGGCTCTCggaccccttccccccctccccgaggcCCGGCCGCGTCCACGGTCAcgtggccacgccccccgccaccccgccctCCAAGAGGCGGCACCGGCTGAAGCCCCCCTGCACGCCGCCCCCGCCTTCCAGGAAAGTGCTGCACCTCCTTCCCAACATCACCCTCACACGCAGCAAGAGCCATGAGTCACAGCTGGGCAATAGAATCGAGGAGCCGCCCCTCAACAA GTGTGCGAAGAAGAACAAGCTCTTCCTCAACGTGCACATCAACGGCAGCGGCAACGGGTGCGAGGACTCGTCGACACGGTCCCCCCTGCTCTCTGCCCGCACCCCCGGGACGGCCCAAACTCCCTCCACTGCCCCCTACACCCTGCCCGGCACCCCCACGCTTCTAGAGGACCACACCGGCCTCAAGA aTAATATGGGAGTGCATCGAGGCTCCCCCCAGGCAGTGAGGAGGGACATCGGCATCGCtgtcacacacag GTTTTCTACCAAATCCTGGCTCTCACAGACATGTCAAGTGTGTCAGAAGAACATGATGTTTGGGGTGAAATGCAAAcactgcag GCTAAAGTGCCATAACAAATGTACAAAAGAAGCCCCTTCCTGCAGAATATCATTTATCCCAA TGGCAAAGATCCGGAGGACGGAGTCCGTGCCGTCGGACATCAATAACCCCGTGGACCGTCCGGCCGAGGCGCCGCAGTTCGGCACGTTACCGAAGGCGATAACCAAAAAG GAACACCCGCCGGTGCTGAACCAGCTGGACTCCAGCAGCAACCcttcctccaccacctcctccaccccctcctcacccgCCCCCTTCCAGCAGAGTAACCCCCCCAGCGCCACACCGccacccaacccctcccccaaaggaCCCCGCGACAGCCGCTTTCACTTCCCAG CTGCCTGCTACTTTCAGCATAGACAGCAGTTTATCTTCCCCG ATGTACCTGGCTCTGCCTCCCTGCACTCAGAAGCTCTCCAGGACACCGC tgaGAACGAGCAGTCGGCGCACGACCCCAAGTCACACCTGGCAGGGGAGGAGAACGTAGAG GAAGTAGACgaagaggaggaagcagaggaggatgaagaagcggcggaagaggaggaagaggaggaggatggggaggCGGAGGCGGACGGGAAAGGGGGGTCGGAGGCGGAGGGCGACGCGGACGAGCTGGACGACCTGCCGAGCTCGCGGGGCACCCACTGGAGGGGCCCCATCTCGCGCAAGGCCAGCCAGACCAGCGTGTACCTGCAGGAGTGGGACATCCCGTTCGAGCAGCTGGACCTGGGCGAGCTGATCGGGAAGGGCCGCTGGGGCAAGGTGCACAAGGGCCGCTGGCACGGCGAGGTGGCCATCCGGCTGCTGGAGATCGACGGCAACAACCAGGACCACCTGAAGCTCTTCAAGAAGGAGGTGATGAACTACCGGCAGACGCGGCACGAGAACGTGGTGCTCTTCATGGGGGCCTGCATGGCGCCGCCGCACCTGGCCATCATCAccag CTTCTGTAAAGGACGGACACTGTACTCAGTTGTGAGAGACACCAAGAACATGCTGGACATCAACAAGACTAGGCAAATCGCTCAGGAAATCGTAAAG GGAATGGGCTATCTACACGCAAAGGGTATCGTGCACAAGGATCTGAAGTCCAAGAACGTGTTTCACGACACAAACAAGGTGGTCATCACGGATTTCGGGCTCTTTGGGATCTCGGGCGTGGTTCAGGAAGGAAG GAGGGAGAACGAGCTGAAGCTCCCTCACGGCTGGATCTGCTACCTGGCGCCCGAGATCGTGCGAAAGATGCGCCCGGGGAACGACGACCGCCTCCCCTTCTCCAACGCCGCCGACGTCTACGCCTTCGG cactaTCTGGTACGAGCTCCAGGCCCGGGATTGGCCAATTACGAACCAGCCCGTGGAGGCCACCATCTGGCAGGTGGGCAGCGGAGAGGGCATAAAGAAGGTGCTGGCAGAGATCAGCCTTGGCAAGGAGGTCACG GAGATCCTCTCTGCCTGCTGGGCGTATGACCTGCGCGAGAGGCCCACCTTCACCCAGCTGGCCGACATGCTGGAGAAACTGCCCAAGCTCAACCGCAGGCTCTCCCACCCCGGCCACTTCTGGAAGTCTGCCGAGTACGTATCCTAG